The Verrucomicrobiia bacterium DNA window GACGTTGCGCTGCTGCTGCGATTGATGAATACCGCCACAAGGCGCAGGTTGTCCGCCGTGACGTATGCCGATACGCGCACATTGGGATCCGTGGCGCTCGCCGCGACCCGCCGGCTTCCAGGCGTGATGTAGTAGGAGAAATGTTTCATCGCCCAATAGCTGGGCGACAGCCAGTAACCGCGCGACTGCGTCGGCGTTCCGGGCGGGGCATTGGTCCATTGAGCCTGATTCCATGGAAACTCAATCTGGATCAATCCTCCATCCGTCCCCGGCCAGATCAGGCTCCAGTGGTTGTATCCGCTGGCCAATCCTTCGGTCAGGCAGTTGTGGATCAACGTCGCGGAATCCACCATGTTGGAAACGCCGTACTCCGTCATGAAGTGCGGCTTGCCGGGGAAAATATTGGTGGAGGATCGCAGACTCCCGTTATAGCCATCGATCGTGCCATCGGTGCTGTCGCCATAAAGATGATACGCTACGCCGTAAAAATGATTCGGGTTCAACGTGGCCGCATAGTTCGCCAGCGTGTTGTAACGAATGTGAACCACTTCCGGCGCGAGAAGCTTTGGCGCCGACGGCAAATTCGTCAGCCTTGAATAGACCGCGTCGAGCGCCTTCGAATAGCTCGCGTAGTTCGTGCCATTCACCACACCTTCGGCCGGACGAAAAATGCACGAGTCATAGCTCGCTTCCCAGTCAGGTTCGTTCTGGATGCTGATCCATGTGGGTGAAACGCCAACGGCGCGATACGCGACCAGGGCGTCGTGCCAGTAGTTGGCAAACGCGCTGTAGGCAAAGCCGCCGTTCGTGAAGATCAGCGTCCCGCCGTTGCCGACCTGTCCGTTGCTTTTAAGAAACGCGGGCGGCGCCCAAGAGCTCATGTAAACCGGCACCGGCCGTCCAAGGATTTGACTGGCGCGTGCAACAAATTCAGGGGCGTCGGGATCGAAGTTGGGCGTTCCCTGGTAGCGGAACCAGTTTCCCAGCCGCAGCATCGACAGGTTCAGGCCTGCAAAGGCGTTCGTATAAATCTCGTTCTTGTAAGGATGCGCCGTCACCCATCCGTTGTAGAAGCAAATCGCGCCGCCGAACCCTTCAATGGTTTGAAACACATTACTCGTGTTTACCGTCGCGGTGGGCATGGGCGCCGTGCCCGTTCCGCCAGCGTCGAGATTCGCGACGGTAAAGTTGAAGCCCGATGGTCCAAATGCGAACTGGTCCAGGTCGAGGCCATCCTCGCGCGCGCCGATTTGAAACGTTTGGGTCAAGCCGCCGGGCGGCACAGTAAACGTAATGGGCGTCTCTCCGCCGCCTGTCGTGAATTGCGATAGGTTAACCCATTTCCACACGCCGCCGCCCGCTTCCCCGCTGCCGGCAACGACTTCGCTGGGGCTCGCAAAACCCGCGATGGCGAGGCCGTTGACGAAAATCCAGTCTCCGTTCGACGTCGGGGATTTGGCGCCAAAACCATTCGCGTAAAACAAACTGTCGTCGTTAAATCCCCCGGGTCCGACACGAAGCCGTGCGTAAAGGTTGTAGGTGCCCGCCGCCGGGAACGTGACCGTGTAACTCGCAATACGCGCAGCGCTGCCGGGATTTCCCGTGTTGACGTTCGTGGTCGATATCGAAACGAACTGCACACCGCCCGCGATTCCATTGGTGAAGTTGGCTCCCAGCGTTGCCGACTCGGCTTCGATGGTTAACGGCGACGCGTTGCCAGTTCCCGAACCGTATTGAAATTGCCACCAGTTGAGGTTGAACAGTTCGCCGGGGCCGCCGCCAAATCGAAGATAAAGATCGTGCACTCCCGATGCGCCGCTGACTGCCGACGAGGCAATCGTCCATGTCTGTTCGTCTCCCGTGGAGGGAACGATGCATGTGCCCACAAGTGGGCCCGTCACACTATCCAGCCGCAACTCAACAATACCGCCGCTCCCCGCGCTGGCGACTCGCGCGTAAAACGCAGATGCTCCCGCGCCAAAATCCACGCCGCGGACACGAATCCACGAACCGTTGGTGATGAAAGTCACGTTCAGCCCGCCCTCGGAGCAAACTTCCGTGCGGATTCCACTTTGCCGATGCATGGTTTCCGCTTCAACACGGAGATACGGATTCACATTCTTAAGTTGCGCCAGGCCATCCGTTGTGGGCGTGACCTGCTGAATGGAACCGTCCGCGTTGTAATGGATTTGATCGACACAGATGCTGCGCTTGTAAACCGCCTGTGAATCGGGAAGGCCGTTCTGCAGGGCTGCGGCGCGGTTGTGATAGACGATGTACCAATTGCCTTTGAACGAAACCGTCGAGTGATGATTGTTGTTGAAGACGTTCTGCGGCGGATTCGCCAGGACGGTGCCTTGGGCGGCAAACCCATTCGTCGGATTGGAATTGGTGACGCAGCCAATCACCATGCCCGCGTTGGGCCGCGTGGAATAGGTGAGGTAATATTGGCCCGCGCGCTTGTGCATGTGCGCGGCTTCAAAAAAATCCGGGGTGTTCAGAGGTTGCGCGGACCCGCTCACGCTCGTCAGGTTCGGATTGAGCCTGATGACGCGCGAATTCGTGGGATATTGCCCGCCGAAATAGAGGTACGTCTGACCGTCATCATCAATAAAGGCGCCCGGATCAAACAACCATTGAGTCGAGGATGTTGCGCCCGGCGTCGAATGCGTGATCAGCGCGCTGCCCCGCGCATCGATGAAAGGGCCCGTCGGAACGCTGCTCGTGGCGACGCCAATGTTCCCCGCGCCATTTGCAAAATAGAGGTAAACCGTGTTTTGATTCGACACTGCCGACGGTGCCCAGGTGAGGTTCGCCCATGAAGTCGAATTCGCGCGAAAGACAACGCCGTGATCGGTCCAGTTCTTCAGGTCGTCGCTTGAGAAACAGGTGATCGACGACATTAAGTAGCCGTTCGTCCCGTTCTCGTCGTCGTTCGAGCAGTAGATGTAAAGCCGTCCGTTGAATTCCATCGCGGCCGGGTCCGCGGCGTAACGATGCGAAACGATTGGGTAATCCGCAAACGCCGTCACGGCAATGCCCAGCGCGAGCGTCATCAGGATGGTCTTGAGCATCGCTGCGATACTCTTCCGCACGGTGAACGTTAATGTCATTGTCATTTCGGCGCTCAGGCCGTCGATCGGACAGCCAAATTGGAGTTCACTGTCTCGACCGCAGGCGATGCGAAGCAGTTGAAGGACGCACAACAAGGCTGGGTGTGTGAACGGCTTGGCGCAATGTAGCCGACCGTCTCCGGCCCGGCCTATACGACGAACGTCATACCCGGAGTTCCGAGCCACAGGCTTGCGCGCGTATCGCAGCTTCAAACCAGCCGCTATGACGTTTGTCGTATAGGAGACGCCAAGGCCTTCATTTAGCGTCCGCACACATTCGCCTCATGTTTTCCGATTCCGTAATCTCGAATAGGAATTTGCCCGTCCGCACGCCAAACTCATCCGAAGCCCATTTCAAATCAATGCCATGAAATCCCTCCTTGGAACACTTGTTGGAATTGCAGCGTTTTCCTTCTGCGCGACAACGCCCCTGAACGCAGCGGAACCCGCCGTGGGCGCCCAGAACCCGATCATCCACGCCGACGTTCCCGACATCGCCATGATCCGCGTGGGCGACACGTATTACATGAGCAGCACCACCATGCACATGAGCCCCGGCGTGCCGATCATGAAGTCAAAGGACCTGGTGAACTGGGAGATTGTGAACTACGCCTGCGACGTTCTCGATGACCTGGACGAATTGAACCTCGCCAACGGGAAACACACGTATGGCCGCGGATCCTGGGCGAGCAGCATTCGATTTCACAAAGGTGTTTACTACGTCACCACGTTCGCGGCGACGACCGGGAAGACTCACGTTTACACGACGCGGGACATCGAGAAAGGTCCGTGGGAAGCGAAGTCGTTCCGTCCATCGCTGCACGATCATTCGCTTTTCTTCGACGATGACGGCCGCGTTTACATGATTTACGGCGGAGGCAACTTGCGCCTCGTGGAATTGAAGGAGGATCTTTCCGGGCTTTTGGAAGGCGGCTTGAACCAGGTCGTCGTCACCAACGCCCACCTGATTGCGTCAACGAATGTCGGGTTGAACGCTGAAGGTTCGCAGCTCATGAAGGTGAACGGCAAGTATTACCTGTTCAACATCTGCTGGCCTCGCGGCGGAATGCGCACCGTGCTCATTCATCGCGCCGACAAACTCGCAGGCCCCTGGGAAGGCCGGGTCGCGCTGCAGGACAAAGGCGTCGCACAGGGAAGCATCATCGACACTCCCGCCGGCGAATGGTTCGCCTATCTCTTCCAGGATTCCGGCGCGGTCGGCCGGATTCCCTACCTTGTGCCCGTCAAATCGGAGGATGGCTGGCCCGTGCTCGGTGTTGAGGGAAAAGTCCCAATGACCCTCAACCTGCCGCCGAGCCGCGGCTTGATTCCGGGAATCGTTGCACCCGATGAATTCGATCGCGACGCCGGAGACCGTCCGCTGCCGCTGGTGTGGCAGTGGAATCATAATCCCGACAACAAACTCTGGTCGCTGACCGAACGCCCCGGGTTCCTGCGTCTGACCACGGGCCGAACCGATCAACATTTCCTATCCGCCCGAAACACACTCACGCAGCGCACGATCGGCCCGGAATGTTCGGGCATCACGGCCCTGGATATCCGTCATTTGAAGGACGGAGACTTTGCGGGGCTCGCATTGCTGCAGGCGCAATACGGATTGGTGGGCGTAAAGGCCGAAGCCGGCACAAATTTCGTGGTGATGGCAAGCGCGCAATCGAGCGGACTACGCGGCCGGGCGAGTGAAGCGCGCGAAGTAGAGCGGGTGCCGATCGGCGCGACGCAGGTGTTCTTGCGGGCGGAGTGCGATTTCCGGAACAAGACCGACAGGGCGCGCTTTTCCTACAGCCTGGACGGTCAATCGTGGAACCGCATCGGCAATGAATTAAGGATGAGCTACACGCTTCCGCATTTCATGGGTTATCGCTTCGGCCTGTTTAATTTCGCAACCAAGGAAGCAGGCGGTCACGCTGATTTCGATTACTTTCGAATCACCGACAAAATCTCGAATTGAATCAGCACTCCTCGCTCGTCCGGAACTTTAACCACGAATCACACAGCGCGGCAGAGCCGCAACCAAAGAGGGAAGGGAAAAACGGGTTTACGCGAATTGCGCGAATTGAAGAGAGGAAGTTCAACCGCGAATCACACGAACCACACGAACCAGACGAAGAGACAGCAGCAGAATTGAAAATCCAACCACGAATGGAGACGGATGAACCTGGATTCAGAAACAGCTTCCTTTGCCCTTTCTCTGCTGCCTCTGTGTGCTCCTGTTAAACGTCTTCTCTTTGTGCCCGTCCCGTAAGGCAGCTTCTTTTAAGTTCTGGAGGCAGATCGGGAAAGCAAAAACGGGTTGACACGAATTGCACGGATTGAAGGGAGGAAGTTCAACCACGAACCACACGAACCACACGAACCACACGAACCACACGAACCACACGAACCAGACGAAGAGACAGCAGCGGAATTGAAAATCCAACTACGGATGGAGACGGATGAACAAGGATTCGGAAACAGCTTCCTCTGCCCTTTCTCTGCTGCCTCTGCGTGCTCCGGGTAAACGTCTTCTCTTTGTGCCCGTCCCGTGAGGCAGCTTCTATTGAGTTCGGGAGGCAGATCGGGGACAAAACGGGTTGACACGAATTGCACGGATTGAAGAGAGGAAGTTCAACCACGAATCACACGAACTACACGAAAAAACAGCAGTGGAGATGAAAATCTAATCACGGATGGAGACGGATGAACACGGATTCGGAAACAGCTTCCTTTGCCCTTTCTCTGCTGCCTCTGCGTGCTCCTGTTAAACGTCTTCTCTTTGTGCCCGTCCCGTGAGGCAGCTTCTTTTGAGTTCTGGAGGCAGATCGGGGACAAAACGGGTTGACACGAATTGCACGGATTGAAGGGAGGAAGTTCAACCACGAACCACACGAACCACACGAACCACACGAACCACACGAACCACACGAACCACACGAACCACACGAACCAGACGAAGAGACCGCAGCGGAATTGAAAATCCAACTAAGGATGGAGATGGATGAACACCGATTCGGAAACAGCTTCCTTTGCCCTTTCTCTGCTGCCTCTGCGTGCTCCTGTTGAACGTTTTCACTCCGTCTCCTGCGGATGACGCAGGTTCTCGCAGAAGAAAGCATTCAGAAGATCTGCGTTCATCTGCGTGATTCGTCATTCTCACGGGGTTGCAGATGGCGATGCAGGAACAACAAGCCTCAGGCGATGCTTTCGCGGCGGATAGCCCATCACGCGCTTGAACACGCGATGAAATTGGGGGTAACTGCCGAAACCGGCTTCCAATGCCGCATCCAACGTCGTGACGCGATTTCCCGTTCCGTAATGGAGCAAAAATTTTTCGATGCGCTGTCGATTGCGGAAATCGACCAGCGCAATCCCGGTTTGCTGCTTGAACAAGCGGCTCAGGCGTTGCGCGCTCAAACCTGATCGTCGCGCAAGCTCATCCAATCCGAGACTGGAGTCGTTCCGAATCAATCGCGCCGCGCGTTCAACCGCGGGATGCACGTCATGGAAGGGAACTTCCGCAGCGCGATCGAAGTATCGCCACGCGTTGAGCAGCACGTAGGCAAGTCCTGCGTTCAACAGGTTGACCGGTTCGGATCCGCCCGCGATTTCCTGCAGCAACAATTCAAGACGGGCGAGCTCTCGTTCCTGCAGGCGGCGGCGGAAATCGCCCGCAGGATTGGATTCGCGCAACACCGACCCGTAGTGCGGCGTCGTGATGCGGCCGATGGCGGCAGGTTTGAACACCCCGATCCACATTTCGAAGTCCAGGGTTTGTTCGATCAGCAGATGTTCCTGCGCGGGGAAAAGCCAGAGCAGGTCGCCGCGGCGTATTTCATACTTTCGATTTGCGAGGAGATAGAGGCCGCGTCCCTGCGTCACGAGGTTGAATTCCAGTTCGGCATGGTGATGCATCGCATGCGTGCGGCCCAGGTTGCGATAGTGCCAAAGGTTTCCATCCCAATCAGAAGGCAATTTCAGGTTCTGGCGCATGACAATTCAATGGCGACAAAAAACGATAACAATTCGACCCGGAAATGAGAAGCACCGGGGCTGTAGCGCAACTAATCTTTTGCATGATCACGATTTCCAAAGAGCAGCGGGAACTCTATTCCACGGAAGGCTACATGATCCTGCCCGGCGTGATTCCGCCGGACCTGCTGGAGATGTTGCGCGAGGAATGTTCGTATTACCTCGGTTACATGGACGGGCTGATGGATTCCAAGGGAGTTCAATCAGTCGGCATCACGCATCGCGGCAAGCGATACTTCATCAACAACCGCTATCGACTCAGCAATCGTCTCTGGCAATTCGTCTTCAGCGATCTGATGGCCAAGGTCGCCGAAGCGACCGTCGGGCCTGATGCCTGCCTGTTCCATGAACAATGGGTCGTCAAGGGCGCCGAGCAGGGGATGAAGTTTTCATGGCACCAGGACAGCGGCTATGTGAAGTGGTATGACCCGAGCACGAATCACAAGCCATACGTCACCTGCTGGTGCACGCTCGATGCAGTGAACGAGGAGAATGGGACGGTTTACATCCTGCCGCACTCGCGCGCGGGAACACGCGGCAGAATCATCGATCACCAAAAGGAGGAGGGGAGCAACGACTTGATCGGCTACACAGGATCGGATCCGGGCGATCCGCTGATTGTGCCCGCGGGAAGCATCGTCGCGTTCGACAGCTTCGTGTTTCATCGCAGCGGACCGAACCGCACGAATCGCATGCGGCGCATTTATCTTCCGCAATACAGCGGCGAGCCAATTCGGCGTCCTGACGGCAAACCGTGGGCGATGGCGACTCCGTTCCTGCAGAACGGTAAGAACGTTTACAACCATGCAGAGGACAGCGAACAGAAGTACGGACCGTTT harbors:
- a CDS encoding family 43 glycosylhydrolase codes for the protein MTMTLTFTVRKSIAAMLKTILMTLALGIAVTAFADYPIVSHRYAADPAAMEFNGRLYIYCSNDDENGTNGYLMSSITCFSSDDLKNWTDHGVVFRANSTSWANLTWAPSAVSNQNTVYLYFANGAGNIGVATSSVPTGPFIDARGSALITHSTPGATSSTQWLFDPGAFIDDDGQTYLYFGGQYPTNSRVIRLNPNLTSVSGSAQPLNTPDFFEAAHMHKRAGQYYLTYSTRPNAGMVIGCVTNSNPTNGFAAQGTVLANPPQNVFNNNHHSTVSFKGNWYIVYHNRAAALQNGLPDSQAVYKRSICVDQIHYNADGSIQQVTPTTDGLAQLKNVNPYLRVEAETMHRQSGIRTEVCSEGGLNVTFITNGSWIRVRGVDFGAGASAFYARVASAGSGGIVELRLDSVTGPLVGTCIVPSTGDEQTWTIASSAVSGASGVHDLYLRFGGGPGELFNLNWWQFQYGSGTGNASPLTIEAESATLGANFTNGIAGGVQFVSISTTNVNTGNPGSAARIASYTVTFPAAGTYNLYARLRVGPGGFNDDSLFYANGFGAKSPTSNGDWIFVNGLAIAGFASPSEVVAGSGEAGGGVWKWVNLSQFTTGGGETPITFTVPPGGLTQTFQIGAREDGLDLDQFAFGPSGFNFTVANLDAGGTGTAPMPTATVNTSNVFQTIEGFGGAICFYNGWVTAHPYKNEIYTNAFAGLNLSMLRLGNWFRYQGTPNFDPDAPEFVARASQILGRPVPVYMSSWAPPAFLKSNGQVGNGGTLIFTNGGFAYSAFANYWHDALVAYRAVGVSPTWISIQNEPDWEASYDSCIFRPAEGVVNGTNYASYSKALDAVYSRLTNLPSAPKLLAPEVVHIRYNTLANYAATLNPNHFYGVAYHLYGDSTDGTIDGYNGSLRSSTNIFPGKPHFMTEYGVSNMVDSATLIHNCLTEGLASGYNHWSLIWPGTDGGLIQIEFPWNQAQWTNAPPGTPTQSRGYWLSPSYWAMKHFSYYITPGSRRVAASATDPNVRVSAYVTADNLRLVAVFINRSSSATSTVDLNFASFPFVNSSVFQTAGTNKFQFLGAAGSQLTMPPASLTTVVLDKFVNVGAASDPSPEVNATSVPLSATLSWLPGSNALAHAIYLGTSSNAVAQAAAASPEFRGMLTNTVFTPALFGGTTYYWRVDEIAGGNTNLGRIWSFSTVPLAALAHRYSFSETGGTIAADSEGGLGWNGTVFNGGTFASGQLTLASGAQQYVRLPAGIVSTLSNFTITTWVRLNSVANWTRIFDFGNNTTSYMFLTPQNGSTSRLRFAITTGGAGGEQQINGSTSLSAGVWHHVAVTLNGNTGTLYLNGVPVGTNALTLKPASLGSTVNNYLARSQYAGDAYLNSTFDEFRIYSVSHTAAEIAAMHALGANELLSNAHPPLSVAATPTTLTMTWPLASAGFTVQSRTNLVLGDWLNVTSPAPQIIDGQWQLVLPVSENIPGTFYRLTR
- a CDS encoding glycoside hydrolase 43 family protein, yielding MKSLLGTLVGIAAFSFCATTPLNAAEPAVGAQNPIIHADVPDIAMIRVGDTYYMSSTTMHMSPGVPIMKSKDLVNWEIVNYACDVLDDLDELNLANGKHTYGRGSWASSIRFHKGVYYVTTFAATTGKTHVYTTRDIEKGPWEAKSFRPSLHDHSLFFDDDGRVYMIYGGGNLRLVELKEDLSGLLEGGLNQVVVTNAHLIASTNVGLNAEGSQLMKVNGKYYLFNICWPRGGMRTVLIHRADKLAGPWEGRVALQDKGVAQGSIIDTPAGEWFAYLFQDSGAVGRIPYLVPVKSEDGWPVLGVEGKVPMTLNLPPSRGLIPGIVAPDEFDRDAGDRPLPLVWQWNHNPDNKLWSLTERPGFLRLTTGRTDQHFLSARNTLTQRTIGPECSGITALDIRHLKDGDFAGLALLQAQYGLVGVKAEAGTNFVVMASAQSSGLRGRASEAREVERVPIGATQVFLRAECDFRNKTDRARFSYSLDGQSWNRIGNELRMSYTLPHFMGYRFGLFNFATKEAGGHADFDYFRITDKISN
- a CDS encoding helix-turn-helix domain-containing protein, which codes for MRQNLKLPSDWDGNLWHYRNLGRTHAMHHHAELEFNLVTQGRGLYLLANRKYEIRRGDLLWLFPAQEHLLIEQTLDFEMWIGVFKPAAIGRITTPHYGSVLRESNPAGDFRRRLQERELARLELLLQEIAGGSEPVNLLNAGLAYVLLNAWRYFDRAAEVPFHDVHPAVERAARLIRNDSSLGLDELARRSGLSAQRLSRLFKQQTGIALVDFRNRQRIEKFLLHYGTGNRVTTLDAALEAGFGSYPQFHRVFKRVMGYPPRKHRLRLVVPASPSATP
- a CDS encoding phytanoyl-CoA dioxygenase family protein, with protein sequence MITISKEQRELYSTEGYMILPGVIPPDLLEMLREECSYYLGYMDGLMDSKGVQSVGITHRGKRYFINNRYRLSNRLWQFVFSDLMAKVAEATVGPDACLFHEQWVVKGAEQGMKFSWHQDSGYVKWYDPSTNHKPYVTCWCTLDAVNEENGTVYILPHSRAGTRGRIIDHQKEEGSNDLIGYTGSDPGDPLIVPAGSIVAFDSFVFHRSGPNRTNRMRRIYLPQYSGEPIRRPDGKPWAMATPFLQNGKNVYNHAEDSEQKYGPFPDEKKESI